One region of Phoenix dactylifera cultivar Barhee BC4 unplaced genomic scaffold, palm_55x_up_171113_PBpolish2nd_filt_p 001182F, whole genome shotgun sequence genomic DNA includes:
- the LOC113462108 gene encoding receptor-like protein 19: MSNVDLSKASNWIHLINMIPSLSVLRLSDAALPSLPSTLPHVNFTSLTTLDLSGNNFASSIPGWLFNLSSLELLDLGNNNFYGNIPLAIGNLKKLQVLDLSGNNFSGDIPETVWSLKSLRSIYFVHNSISGRIPETVRNLKSLVSLNLSSNCISGRIPETMGKLKSLKYLDLGTNNISGHIPETMENLKSLVSLDLSDNSISGRIPETVGNLKSLVSLDLSDNRISGRIPETIGNLKSLVSLALSRNNISGRISETVGNLKSLVSLDLSYNRISGQIPETVGNLKSLVSLALSRNNISGEIPKTIGRLTKLQNLWLDRNQISGEIPETIGNLGELISLDLSRNFINEQIPRTVGNLRNLSDFDASENNLSGPLPSQIGELQSLKSLDLGFNSLHGSIPASLGKLSALFNLILTANSLVGALTEAHFANLTSLSYLDLSYNSLTVNVSQDWLPPFKLDDIIMTSCPLGPKFPPWLRNQTNLFVLDLSGAGISENFPDWFWDMRPSMVVLNVSHNNMKGKLPSFEPLPPILSPDQGILIDLSNNLSSGPIPPSSGSDVNPIGFLLLAHNRFNGSIPSAFCEANYLKVLNLADNDLSGVLPNCWNNSSLLIVIDFSDNKLSGGIPSSMGSLSQLMSLHLRDNNFSGKIPLSLQQCKQLTTIDLGNNKLSGSIPEWIGESLLLLRVLRLRSNMLDGNIPKQLSLLASLQVLDLADNKLSGTLPPSFGNFTAMIMKPNGSEPVLSEDLASYYIENIQITMKDLQLTFTSVLSLVTSLDLSDNNIFGEIPEEFTNLHGLSSLNLSGNHLTGRIPRNIGAMGQLESLDLSMNNLTTTKTRFGDAF, translated from the coding sequence ATGAGTAATGTCGACCTCTCAAAAGCATCCAACTGGATTCATCTGATCAATATGATCCCTTCTCTTTCTGTCTTGCGTCTGTCTGATGCTGCTCTTCCTAGCCTTCCCTCTACACTACCCCATGTTAATTTCACTTCTCTTACTACACTTGATCTCTCTGGGAACAACTTTGCATCAAGCATTCCTGGTTGGCTGTTTAATCTTAGCAGCCTTGAACTTCTCGATCTTGGGAACAATAATTTCTATGGCAATATACCACTTGCCATCGGGAATCTCAAGAAGCTTCAAGTCTTAGATCTCTCAGGGAACAACTTTAGTGGAGACATCCCAGAAACGGTATGGAGTCTCAAGAGCTTGCGGTCAATATATTTCGTTCACAACAGTATCAGTGGGCGGATACCAGAAACTGTAAGAAATCTAAAAAGCTTGGTGTCCTTAAACCTCAGCTCTAACTGCATCAGTGGGCGTATACCAGAAACTATGGGGAAACTCAAAAGCTTGAAGTACTTGGACCTCGGCACAAACAATATCAGTGGGCATATACCAGAAACTATGGAAAATCTCAAAAGCTTGGTGTCTTTGGACCTCAGCGATAACAGTATCAGTGGGCGTATACCAGAAACTGTGGGGAATCTCAAAAGCTTGGTGTCCTTGGACCTCAGCGATAATAGAATCAGTGGGCGGATACCAGAAACTATTGGAAATCTCAAAAGCTTGGTGTCCTTGGCCCTCAGCAGAAACAATATCAGTGGGCGTATATCAGAAACTGTGGGGAATCTCAAAAGCTTGGTGTCTTTGGACCTCAGCTATAACAGAATCAGTGGGCAGATACCAGAAACTGTTGGAAATCTCAAAAGCTTGGTGTCCTTGGCCCTCAGCAGAAACAATATTAGTGGTGAAATACCAAAGACCATTGGGCGGCTTACAAAGCTGCAGAATTTATGGTTGGATCGCAATCAAATTAGTGGGGAGATTCCGGAAACCATAGGGAATCTTGGTGAGTTGATCAGTTTGGATTTATCCCGAAATTTTATCAACGAGCAGATACCTAGAACAGTGGGTAACCTCCGCAACTTGAGCGACTTTGATGCTTCTGAAAACAATCTTAGTGGTCCTTTGCCCAGTCAGATAGGAGAACTCCAAAGTTTGAAAAGTCTTGATCTTGGTTTTAATTCGTTGCACGGTTCAATTCCTGCATCATTGGGGAAGTTATCTGCCCTATTTAATCTGATTCTCACAGCAAATTCCTTGGTAGGTGCACTGACTGAAGCCCACTTTGCCAACCTCACAAGCTTATCATATTTGGATCTGTCTTATAACTCATTGACAGTAAATGTGAGTCAAGATTGGCTTCCTCCATTTAAACTAGACGACATCATCATGACGTCTTGTCCACTGGGGCCCAAATTCCCTCCATGGCTTCGAAACCAGactaatttgtttgtactggaCCTATCTGGTGCAGGAATATCAGAAAATTTTCCTGATTGGTTTTGGGACATGCGTCCATCCATGGTCGTTCTTAATGTTTCTCATAATAATATGAAAGGAAAGCTACCTAGCTTTGAACCTCTACCCCCCATTCTGAGTCCCGATCAAGGAATATTAATAGATTTATCCAACAATTTATCCTCTGGACCTATCCCCCCAAGCTCGGGTAGTGATGTCAACCCTATCGGCTTTTTGCTTCTTGCACATAACAGGTTCAATGGCAGCATTCCATCAGCATTTTGTGAGGCAAATTATCTAAAAGTTCTCAATCTTGCCGATAATGATTTATCAGGAGTTCTCCCTAACTGCTGGAACAATTCATCTCTTTTGATAGTCATTGATTTCTCAGACAACAAATTGTCAGGAGGCATTCCTAGCTCAATGGGATCTCTCAGTCAACTTATGTCACTGCATTTGAGAGACAACAACTTCTCTGGTAAAATTCCTTTGTCCTTGCAACAGTGCAAACAGCTGACTACTATTGACCTTGGCAATAATAAGTTGTCAGGTAGCATACCTGAATGGATTGGAGAGAGCCTCTTATTATTAAGGGTTCTCCGTCTGCGATCAAATATGTTGGATGGTAATATTCCTAAGCAACTGTCACTCCTTGCTTCTCTTCAAGTGTTGGATCTTGCTGACAACAAGCTTTCTGGAACTTTGCCACCATCATTTGGTAATTTCACAGCCATGATTATGAAACCAAATGGGAGCGAACCTGTTCTTTCAGAAGATTTGGCCTCCTATTACATTGAGAATATCCAGATAACCATGAAAGATTTGCAACTCACATTCACTAGTGTGCTCTCACTTGTGACAAGCTTAGACCTCTCAGACAACAATATTTTTGGAGAGATTCCTGAGGAGTTTACAAACCTTCATGGGCTTAGTTCCTTGAACTTATCAGGGAATCATTTGACAGGAAGGATTCCGAGAAATATTGGTGCCATGGGGCAGTTGGAGTCACTTGATCTATCGATGAACAACCTAACTACAACAAAAACAAGATTTGGCGACGCTTTTTAA
- the LOC103714803 gene encoding 2-keto-3-deoxy-L-rhamnonate aldolase-like, with protein MAPAMARRISIPTPLKAPTRSSKVPSHHHRPPSLTPSRFKKQNGSGDDVFARLFAASLDPDSAPLSPEPRILKSRLVADETLYGLFLLRSSPTLAGYDYVVVDMEHGSGGIAEALPCLRALAAARTPAILRLPELSAACAKKALDLGPQGLMFPMIESPGAAELAVSFCRFPPHGVRGSTHTVVRASAYGIDDGYLARVDEELLVMCQVETAAGVAEIEVIAGVEGVDVVQMEPLDLSASMGYLWDPRNRKVRDAMKEAERKVLGKNPRNRKARP; from the coding sequence ATGGCTCCGGCGATGGCAAGAAGGATCTCGATTCCTACACCATTAAAGGCACCAACAAGGTCGTCAAAGGTACCTTCTCATCATCATCGCCCCCCCTCCCTAACCCCCTCCAGATTCAAGAAGCAGAACGGCTCTGGCGATGATGTCTTCGCCCGCCTCTTCGCCGCCTCCTTGGATCCCGACTCCGCCCCCCTCTCCCCCGAACCGCGGATCCTCAAGTCCCGCCTCGTCGCCGACGAGACCctctacggcctcttcctcctgcgCTCCTCCCCGACCCTCGCCGGCTACGACTACGTGGTCGTCGACATGGAGCACGGCTCTGGCGGCATCGCCGAGGCCCTCCCCTGCCTCCGCGCCCTCGCCGCCGCCCGCACCCCGGCCATCCTCCGCCTTCCGGAGCTCTCCGCCGCCTGCGCCAAGAAGGCCCTCGATCTCGGCCCCCAGGGCCTCATGTTCCCCATGATCGAGTCCCCCGGCGCCGCCGAGCTTGCCGTCTCATTCTGCCGTTTCCCGCCGCACGGCGTCCGTGGGTCCACCCACACAGTGGTGCGCGCCTCTGCCTACGGCATCGACGACGGCTACCTGGCGCGGGTTGACGAGGAGCTGCTGGTGATGTGCCAGGTGGAGACGGCGGCGGGGGTGGCGGAGATCGAGGTGATCGCCGGCGTCGAGGGGGTCGACGTGGTGCAGATGGAGCCGCTGGATCTGAGCGCGAGCATGGGATATCTGTGGGATCCTAGGAACCGGAAGGTGAGGGATGCGATGAAGGAGGCGGAGAGGAAGGTGCTGGGGAAAAATCCTAGGAACCGGAAGGCGAGGCCCtga